The Oscillospiraceae bacterium genome has a segment encoding these proteins:
- the ispD gene encoding 2-C-methyl-D-erythritol 4-phosphate cytidylyltransferase — protein sequence MAVIVAAGSGSRMQSAKNKVLLPLCGTPVIARTVAAFADLPQVDEVLVVCRPADVDAMSALLPQEKVSFVFGGKTRQESVQNAVDTIDDCDLLLIHDGARPLVTRDEILDTLHRAEETGAAATGVFVKDTIKVINDDYEITDTPDRSQLIAIQTPQIFRFDLYKQAMEKAKTQGGNFTDDCKLMENLGVPVSVVIGEYTNMKITTPEDLPMAEAILKAREAE from the coding sequence GTGGCTGTGATCGTGGCTGCCGGTTCCGGCAGTCGTATGCAAAGTGCAAAGAACAAGGTGTTGCTGCCCCTGTGCGGCACGCCGGTGATTGCCCGCACGGTGGCCGCCTTTGCGGATCTGCCCCAGGTGGACGAGGTGCTGGTGGTTTGTCGCCCTGCGGATGTGGACGCTATGTCCGCCCTGTTGCCTCAGGAGAAAGTGAGCTTTGTCTTTGGCGGCAAGACTCGCCAAGAGAGTGTGCAAAATGCAGTAGACACCATTGACGACTGCGATCTGCTGCTGATCCACGATGGTGCCCGACCCCTGGTGACCCGAGACGAGATTTTAGACACCCTGCATCGGGCGGAGGAGACCGGCGCAGCGGCCACCGGCGTATTTGTAAAAGACACGATTAAGGTGATCAATGATGACTACGAGATCACGGATACCCCGGATCGTTCCCAACTGATCGCCATTCAAACGCCCCAGATTTTTCGCTTTGACCTGTACAAGCAGGCAATGGAGAAGGCCAAGACCCAGGGCGGGAATTTTACCGACGATTGCAAGCTGATGGAGAACCTGGGCGTGCCGGTGTCCGTTGTGATCGGCGAGTATACCAATATGAAGATCACCACCCCGGAGGATCTGCCCATGGCAGAGGCAATCTTAAAAGCAAGGGAGGCAGAGTAA
- the gdhA gene encoding NADP-specific glutamate dehydrogenase — protein MNAYIQSVIDTVKRRDNAKPEYIQSVEEVFSSLTPVIEQHPEYVEDDILTRMVEPDRLITFRVAWVDDDGKTRINRGYRVQFNSSIGPYKGGLRFHPSVNSSIMYFLGFEQTFKNSLTGLPMGGAKGGSDFDPRGKSKGEVMRFCQAFMTELYRHIGPNVDVPAGDIGVGTREIGFLFGQYKRISDAFENGVITGKGLSYGGSLIRPEATGYGAIYYTCEVFKHQHDDIKGKTFVVSGFGNVAWGAIKKITALGGKALTISGPDGYVYDPDGIATEEKINYLLEMRASGRDRVQDYADKFGAEFHPGEKPWGVKGDVILPCATQNEVTLEDAKKIVANGAKYYIEVSNMPTTADALNYLMDQKNLIVAPSKAVNAGGVCVSGLEMSQNSQRLSWTAEEVDAKLHQAMINIHKHSVEAAERYGLGYNLVAGANIAGFEKVADAMLAQGIY, from the coding sequence ATGAATGCATATATTCAAAGCGTAATTGATACCGTTAAGCGCCGGGATAATGCCAAGCCTGAGTATATCCAAAGCGTGGAAGAAGTGTTTAGCTCTCTGACACCGGTGATTGAGCAGCACCCAGAGTATGTGGAGGACGATATTCTTACCCGTATGGTGGAGCCGGACCGACTGATCACTTTTCGTGTGGCTTGGGTGGACGACGACGGCAAGACCCGTATCAACCGAGGCTACCGTGTGCAGTTCAATTCATCCATTGGCCCGTATAAGGGCGGCTTGCGGTTCCATCCCAGCGTGAACTCCAGTATTATGTATTTCCTTGGGTTTGAACAGACCTTCAAGAACAGCCTGACCGGCCTGCCGATGGGCGGCGCTAAGGGCGGCTCGGACTTTGACCCTCGGGGCAAGAGCAAGGGTGAGGTTATGCGCTTTTGCCAGGCGTTTATGACAGAGCTGTACCGGCATATCGGCCCCAATGTGGATGTGCCTGCCGGCGATATTGGCGTAGGCACCCGGGAGATCGGCTTCCTGTTTGGTCAGTATAAGCGTATTTCTGATGCATTTGAGAACGGCGTGATCACCGGCAAGGGCCTGTCCTACGGCGGCTCTTTGATTCGCCCGGAGGCCACCGGCTACGGCGCGATTTACTATACCTGTGAGGTGTTTAAGCACCAGCACGATGATATCAAGGGCAAAACCTTTGTGGTTTCCGGCTTCGGTAATGTGGCCTGGGGCGCGATTAAGAAGATCACTGCGCTGGGCGGCAAGGCGTTGACCATCAGCGGTCCGGATGGGTATGTGTACGACCCGGACGGTATCGCCACGGAGGAGAAGATCAATTATCTGCTGGAGATGCGGGCCTCTGGTCGCGACCGCGTGCAGGACTATGCAGACAAATTCGGCGCAGAGTTCCACCCGGGAGAGAAGCCCTGGGGCGTTAAGGGCGATGTGATCCTGCCTTGCGCTACCCAAAACGAGGTGACATTGGAGGACGCCAAGAAGATCGTTGCCAACGGCGCGAAGTACTACATAGAGGTATCCAATATGCCCACCACTGCGGACGCCCTCAATTACTTAATGGATCAAAAGAATCTGATCGTTGCACCGTCTAAGGCTGTCAATGCCGGTGGCGTTTGTGTGTCCGGTTTGGAAATGAGTCAAAACTCCCAGCGCCTGTCTTGGACGGCGGAGGAAGTGGACGCCAAACTGCACCAGGCGATGATCAATATTCATAAGCATTCCGTAGAAGCCGCAGAGCGCTACGGCCTGGGCTACAACCTGGTGGCCGGTGCCAATATCGCCGGTTTTGAAAAGGTTGCAGACGCTATGCTGGCGCAGGGCATTTATTAA
- the ispF gene encoding 2-C-methyl-D-erythritol 2,4-cyclodiphosphate synthase, with protein MRIGHGYDVHKLVEGRPLILGGVTIPFEKGLLGHSDADVLLHAVSDALLGAAALGDIGHLFPDTDDRWKGADSLKLLEEVVRVLADRGYQIENIDATLLAQRPKLAPYIDEMRGNIADACRVDIAQVSVKATTEEGLGFTGTGAGMAAHAVALIEKA; from the coding sequence ATGCGTATCGGCCACGGCTATGATGTACATAAACTGGTGGAGGGCCGCCCGCTGATCTTAGGCGGTGTGACCATTCCGTTTGAAAAGGGTCTGCTGGGGCACAGCGATGCGGATGTGTTGCTTCACGCCGTCTCTGATGCCCTGCTGGGCGCGGCGGCGCTGGGTGACATTGGGCACCTGTTTCCGGATACAGATGACCGCTGGAAGGGGGCGGACAGCCTAAAATTGCTGGAAGAAGTGGTGCGGGTACTGGCCGACCGGGGTTATCAAATCGAGAACATAGACGCTACGCTTTTGGCCCAGCGGCCAAAGCTGGCGCCGTATATAGATGAAATGCGGGGCAACATTGCCGATGCCTGCCGGGTGGATATAGCGCAGGTCAGCGTAAAGGCCACCACCGAGGAGGGACTGGGCTTTACCGGCACCGGCGCGGGTATGGCAGCCCACGCTGTGGCGCTGATTGAAAAAGCGTAA
- a CDS encoding co-chaperone GroES, which yields MTIKPLADRVLLKACEAEETTASGIILAASAQEKPEVSEVVAVGPGTDKHPMTVAVGDKVIIGKYSGTQIKVDGQEYTISEVKDILAVVE from the coding sequence ATGACTATTAAACCGCTTGCAGACCGTGTTCTGCTAAAAGCCTGTGAGGCTGAGGAAACCACCGCTTCTGGCATTATTCTGGCAGCTTCTGCACAGGAGAAGCCCGAGGTGTCCGAAGTTGTTGCCGTTGGTCCCGGCACCGACAAACACCCCATGACTGTTGCTGTTGGCGATAAGGTGATTATCGGCAAGTACAGCGGCACCCAGATTAAGGTGGACGGTCAGGAGTACACCATTTCCGAGGTCAAAGACATTTTGGCTGTAGTTGAGTAA
- a CDS encoding cation diffusion facilitator family transporter yields the protein MMETKARMRAAVFGICVNLCLFMVKLYVGISTNSISIYVDSLNNALDSVVCIIALVGFWLSVRTSPKYPFGLGRAEDLTGFITAVVIVGTGFGFGYVSLERTLYPAPVWFSVRYAVIIAVTAVVKLLLGAYYKFKDRRHPSPVLKGLFTDSVLDFFITLSTLISFTLTRVAGVPVDGYFGIAISAVLLISGAKSCVSSFACILGKRETENCDRAQALLTAQPGVTGVANVQCHRYGRHLAFTADITTDQMTVEAVAQLQEGLRALLQTEMGADFTAAISPGTSTVQIEQNKNGGVTNV from the coding sequence ATGATGGAAACAAAGGCACGGATGCGGGCGGCTGTCTTCGGCATCTGCGTCAACCTGTGCCTGTTTATGGTGAAGCTGTATGTGGGTATTTCCACCAACAGTATTTCGATTTATGTAGACTCGCTGAATAACGCGCTGGACAGCGTGGTATGTATCATCGCGCTGGTGGGCTTTTGGCTTTCCGTGCGCACTTCGCCGAAGTACCCGTTCGGGTTAGGTCGGGCGGAGGATCTCACCGGTTTTATCACTGCCGTGGTGATCGTGGGCACCGGCTTTGGCTTCGGTTATGTGTCCTTAGAGCGAACCCTGTACCCGGCGCCGGTGTGGTTTTCGGTTCGCTATGCGGTGATCATTGCGGTAACGGCGGTTGTGAAGCTGCTGCTGGGCGCGTACTATAAGTTTAAGGATCGGCGCCATCCGTCGCCGGTGCTGAAAGGGCTGTTTACGGACAGCGTGCTGGACTTCTTCATCACCTTGTCCACCCTGATCTCCTTTACCCTGACCCGGGTTGCGGGGGTACCGGTGGACGGCTACTTCGGTATTGCCATCAGCGCGGTGTTGCTGATCAGCGGCGCTAAGTCCTGTGTCTCCTCCTTTGCCTGTATTTTGGGCAAGCGAGAGACGGAGAATTGCGACCGTGCCCAGGCATTGCTTACGGCACAACCGGGGGTGACCGGTGTAGCCAATGTGCAGTGCCACCGCTACGGACGGCACCTGGCCTTTACGGCAGATATTACCACGGATCAAATGACGGTAGAAGCAGTGGCGCAGTTACAAGAGGGGCTGCGGGCGCTTTTGCAGACAGAAATGGGTGCGGATTTTACGGCGGCAATCAGCCCCGGCACATCTACTGTCCAAATAGAACAAAACAAAAATGGGGGAGTAACAAATGTCTAA
- a CDS encoding fibronectin type III domain-containing protein, translated as MKKTLSVFLSFVMLLTCLCVGGISAQAAEKKTKITYLYEPETQTLYIRGKGVIPEKFLGWDTFQYEDYLESELYAQEGYVLSWPEDDGEIHTFRSREMDDEINLRRIYPEPYVSITRHVKKLVIEEGITRISRFAFSYSFPNLQKVVFPSTLRSIADCAFAICKMDCVVFPANLETVDNFAFDANVSNCIFLGKKTKVSDLRVGDLAKHVYCYAGSAVEKQCKANLADKNPDIRKVNYSTIKTPAQVSGVKAGTTGSTVKLTWKKAKYANRYKVQRYVASQKKWKTYATVTGTSYTFKNMAGSTNYRFRVIGVNRICDADFSGKASKECKAKTKFGKVLGVKVSAKNGTLSAKWNAVREAKSYQVYYATKKDGSYKKLGTASGTSFKKKVTKGKTYYVKVRAVKKNSKGKTVYGAYSDVKSVKV; from the coding sequence ATGAAAAAGACATTATCTGTATTTTTAAGTTTTGTAATGCTGCTTACCTGTCTTTGCGTAGGCGGCATATCTGCTCAGGCGGCGGAAAAGAAGACAAAAATTACATATTTATATGAGCCGGAAACGCAGACGCTGTATATTCGCGGTAAGGGCGTGATTCCGGAGAAATTCCTGGGCTGGGATACTTTTCAGTATGAAGATTATTTGGAAAGCGAGCTGTATGCGCAGGAGGGCTATGTATTGTCTTGGCCCGAAGACGATGGTGAAATTCACACCTTTAGAAGTCGCGAAATGGACGATGAAATCAATTTGCGCAGAATTTATCCTGAACCGTATGTGTCCATTACTCGTCATGTGAAGAAACTGGTGATCGAAGAGGGGATCACAAGAATTAGCCGATTCGCGTTTAGCTATTCTTTCCCCAATCTGCAAAAAGTGGTATTCCCATCTACTTTGCGGAGTATCGCTGATTGTGCATTTGCTATTTGCAAGATGGATTGTGTAGTATTCCCCGCCAATTTAGAGACTGTTGATAATTTCGCTTTTGATGCGAATGTATCTAACTGTATTTTCCTCGGCAAGAAGACAAAGGTAAGTGATCTGCGAGTCGGCGACCTTGCAAAGCATGTCTATTGCTACGCCGGTTCTGCTGTTGAAAAGCAGTGTAAGGCAAACTTGGCTGATAAGAATCCGGATATTCGAAAAGTAAACTATTCAACCATCAAAACGCCGGCGCAGGTGAGTGGTGTAAAAGCCGGCACCACCGGCAGCACGGTAAAACTCACCTGGAAAAAGGCCAAGTACGCCAATCGGTACAAGGTGCAGCGGTATGTGGCCAGCCAAAAGAAGTGGAAGACTTATGCCACTGTTACCGGCACTTCTTACACCTTTAAGAATATGGCCGGCTCTACCAATTACCGCTTCCGAGTAATTGGCGTGAACCGCATTTGCGACGCAGACTTTAGCGGCAAAGCCAGTAAAGAGTGCAAGGCCAAGACCAAGTTCGGCAAGGTGCTGGGCGTGAAAGTCAGCGCCAAGAACGGCACGCTGAGTGCCAAGTGGAACGCTGTGCGAGAAGCGAAAAGTTACCAGGTGTATTACGCTACCAAGAAAGACGGCAGCTACAAGAAGCTGGGCACTGCCTCAGGCACTTCCTTTAAGAAAAAGGTCACCAAAGGCAAGACCTACTATGTAAAAGTCCGTGCAGTTAAAAAGAACAGCAAGGGCAAAACCGTCTACGGCGCGTACTCCGATGTAAAGTCCGTGAAAGTATGA
- the groL gene encoding chaperonin GroEL (60 kDa chaperone family; promotes refolding of misfolded polypeptides especially under stressful conditions; forms two stacked rings of heptamers to form a barrel-shaped 14mer; ends can be capped by GroES; misfolded proteins enter the barrel where they are refolded when GroES binds), whose amino-acid sequence MAKDIIYGEDARKALQTGIDKLANTVKITLGPKGRNVVLDKKYGAPLITNDGVTIAKEIELEEPFENMGAQLVKEVSSKTNDDAGDGTTTATLLAQALVREGMKNVAAGANPMVVKNGIKAAVDAAVAGIQKESKAVSGSDDIARVATVSAADETVGKLIAEAMEKVSADGVITVEESKTAETTCEVVEGMQFDRGYISPYMVTDTDKMEAVLDDAKILITDKKISTVQDILPLLEAVLKNGQKLVIIAEDVEGEALQTILLNKLRGTFTCVCVKAPGFGDRRKDMLQDIAVLTGGQVITSDLGLELKDATMQMLGTARQVKVTKENTIIVDGAGNSDDIKARVGQIRTAIEASTSDFDREKLQERLAKMAGGVAVVKVGAATETEMKEKKLRIEDALAATKAAVEEGIVAGGGVALINTIPAVEKLLDTDDADFKTGVKIVLKALEEPVRQIAANAGLEGSVIVDKIMASGKAGYGFNFATNTYGDMIEAGIVDPAKVTRSAIQNAASVASMVLTTESLVTDIKDPQADAANAAAMAAASQGGMY is encoded by the coding sequence ATGGCAAAAGATATTATTTATGGCGAGGATGCTCGCAAGGCGTTGCAGACCGGTATTGACAAGCTGGCCAATACCGTTAAGATTACCCTTGGCCCCAAGGGCCGCAATGTGGTACTGGATAAGAAGTACGGCGCACCGCTGATCACCAACGACGGTGTGACCATTGCCAAGGAGATTGAGCTGGAGGAGCCTTTTGAGAATATGGGCGCCCAGCTGGTGAAGGAAGTTTCTTCCAAGACCAATGACGATGCCGGTGACGGTACCACCACTGCTACGCTGCTGGCGCAGGCGCTGGTGCGCGAGGGCATGAAGAATGTGGCTGCCGGTGCCAATCCCATGGTTGTGAAGAACGGCATTAAGGCCGCTGTGGACGCTGCTGTGGCCGGCATCCAAAAAGAGAGCAAGGCCGTTAGCGGCAGCGATGATATTGCCCGCGTGGCTACCGTGTCTGCTGCAGATGAGACGGTTGGCAAGCTGATTGCTGAGGCCATGGAAAAGGTATCTGCCGACGGCGTGATCACCGTAGAGGAGTCCAAGACCGCAGAGACCACTTGCGAGGTGGTTGAGGGTATGCAGTTCGATCGTGGCTACATTTCTCCTTATATGGTGACCGATACCGATAAGATGGAAGCTGTGTTGGATGACGCTAAGATTCTCATTACCGATAAGAAGATCAGCACTGTACAGGATATTCTGCCCCTGTTGGAGGCTGTGCTGAAGAACGGCCAGAAGCTGGTAATCATTGCAGAGGATGTAGAGGGCGAGGCCTTGCAGACCATTCTGCTGAACAAGCTGCGCGGCACCTTTACCTGCGTGTGCGTTAAGGCTCCCGGCTTTGGTGATCGCCGCAAGGATATGCTTCAGGATATTGCCGTGCTGACCGGCGGCCAGGTGATTACTTCTGACCTGGGTCTGGAACTGAAGGACGCTACTATGCAGATGCTGGGTACTGCCCGCCAGGTGAAGGTGACCAAGGAGAACACCATTATCGTAGACGGCGCCGGCAACAGCGATGATATTAAAGCGCGTGTGGGTCAGATTCGCACTGCCATTGAGGCTTCTACCTCTGACTTTGATCGGGAGAAGCTGCAAGAGCGCCTGGCAAAGATGGCCGGCGGCGTAGCCGTTGTTAAGGTGGGTGCTGCTACCGAGACAGAGATGAAAGAGAAAAAGCTGCGCATTGAGGATGCTTTGGCTGCTACTAAGGCTGCTGTGGAAGAGGGCATCGTTGCCGGCGGCGGTGTGGCACTGATCAACACCATTCCCGCTGTGGAGAAGCTGCTGGATACCGATGACGCAGACTTTAAGACTGGCGTGAAGATCGTGCTGAAGGCTCTGGAGGAGCCGGTGCGCCAGATCGCTGCAAATGCAGGCCTGGAGGGCAGCGTGATCGTAGACAAGATCATGGCTTCCGGCAAGGCCGGTTACGGCTTCAACTTCGCCACCAATACCTATGGCGATATGATCGAGGCCGGTATTGTGGACCCGGCAAAGGTGACCCGTTCTGCAATTCAGAACGCCGCTTCCGTGGCTTCCATGGTGCTGACTACCGAAAGTTTGGTGACTGACATTAAGGATCCGCAGGCTGACGCTGCAAATGCTGCTGCGATGGCCGCAGCATCTCAGGGCGGCATGTACTAA
- a CDS encoding metallophosphoesterase, with product MSNKKGALLTEEQRLEKALTKKKRRKIALKIFIGFLVILALFVGITTLISVIGVQSNINKAHNYGSAGCAQLEYSVEDNGYVNIKSDKGLKVMQLTDVHIGGGWMSIKKDAMAINTVATMIRVEKPDFVVVTGDISYPVPFQAGTFNNKSGAKIFAELMETLGVYWTLAYGNHDTEAYSYYTREQLTDFYRSEQYKHCLLQPGPEDVDGVGNQVINIVNSNGVITRSLITLDSHSYIDGDVLGIRWLYDNIHENQINWYKNVVLDLAKRNQDAAKALPAAKQKSYAELEKVVPTSVFFHFPMEEYRLAWTEYVENDYKDTKNVKYRYGLPGESGKVVYCGIHPDQLFETMQELGSTDSTFCGHDHYNNFSLNYKGINLTYGYSIDYLAYVGIYKQGTQRGCTILDYDKNGGLDFHQENYYQDKYQNDARESVTMQEITTSGLPVLDAR from the coding sequence ATGTCTAACAAAAAAGGGGCTCTTTTGACAGAAGAGCAAAGATTGGAAAAGGCGCTGACCAAAAAGAAGCGCAGGAAGATTGCACTGAAAATTTTTATCGGCTTTTTAGTTATTTTGGCGCTGTTCGTGGGGATCACTACCTTGATCTCCGTAATCGGTGTTCAGTCTAACATCAACAAAGCCCACAACTACGGTTCTGCCGGTTGCGCCCAGCTGGAATACAGCGTAGAGGACAACGGCTATGTGAACATTAAGAGTGACAAGGGACTGAAAGTGATGCAGCTGACGGATGTACATATCGGCGGCGGTTGGATGTCTATTAAAAAGGACGCTATGGCGATCAATACCGTAGCTACAATGATTCGGGTAGAAAAGCCGGACTTCGTGGTAGTCACCGGCGATATTTCTTACCCGGTGCCGTTCCAGGCAGGCACTTTCAATAACAAGTCCGGCGCCAAGATTTTTGCAGAGCTGATGGAAACGCTGGGCGTGTACTGGACTTTGGCTTACGGCAACCATGATACAGAGGCGTACAGCTATTACACGCGCGAGCAACTGACGGACTTTTACCGCAGCGAGCAATACAAGCACTGCCTGCTGCAGCCCGGTCCGGAAGATGTGGACGGCGTGGGCAACCAGGTCATCAACATTGTTAACAGTAACGGCGTGATCACACGCTCTTTAATTACGCTGGACAGTCACTCTTATATTGACGGTGATGTTTTGGGTATTCGTTGGCTGTACGATAATATCCACGAGAATCAGATCAATTGGTACAAGAATGTAGTGCTGGATCTGGCAAAACGGAACCAAGACGCGGCCAAGGCTCTGCCGGCTGCCAAGCAGAAGTCGTATGCAGAACTGGAAAAAGTGGTGCCCACTTCCGTCTTTTTCCATTTCCCCATGGAGGAGTACCGCTTGGCCTGGACTGAGTATGTGGAGAATGATTATAAAGATACGAAGAATGTGAAGTACCGTTACGGCTTGCCCGGTGAGAGCGGCAAAGTGGTGTACTGCGGTATCCACCCGGATCAGCTGTTTGAGACGATGCAGGAGTTGGGTAGCACGGACAGCACCTTCTGCGGCCATGATCATTACAACAACTTCTCCCTGAATTACAAAGGAATCAACTTGACCTACGGCTATTCTATTGACTACCTGGCTTATGTGGGTATTTATAAGCAGGGCACCCAGCGCGGCTGCACCATCTTGGACTACGACAAAAACGGCGGTCTGGACTTCCACCAGGAGAATTATTATCAGGACAAGTACCAGAATGACGCCCGTGAGTCCGTTACCATGCAGGAGATCACCACCTCCGGATTGCCGGTGCTGGACGCGCGATAA